CGCTTGCAGCAGCGGCACTGCGGGGGCGAGCGGGTCGACGGGGACGGCGTCCGGCGCCACCTCCAGCCCGTCGGCGACCGCATCCGGCACCGCGTCGTCCGGCCCCTCGGCGAGCTCGACGACCACTGCCGCAGCCGACCAGACCGTCGAGATCACGATCCGCGGCAAGCAGGTGACGCCGGCACCGCACCGCGTCGAGCTGACCTCTGGCCAGACGCTGCGCCTGGTCGTGACGAGCGACCACAACGACGAGCTGCACGCCCACGGCTTCGACGTCGAACGGGAGCTGGTCGCGGGGCAGCCCACGACGGTCGACCTCACCGGCGCGCCGCCCGGCCTGTACGAGGTCGAGACGCACGAACCCGAGCTGAGACTGCTGCAGGTCGTGGTGCGGCCGTGAGCCGTGCCTGAGCTCTCGGGCGTGCTGGCCGGCGGCGCGATCGTCGCCCACGGCGTCGGCAGCCGACAGGACCTCCCCCTACCGTTCGGCTACGCCGTGGCCGGCGCCGCCGTCGCGCTCGTGGTGTCGTTCCTGCTGCTGGGTCTGCTGTGGCGCGAGCCGCGGATCTCCGGGGCGCACGCCGGGCGGCCGGTGCCGGGGTGGCTGGCATCCGTGCTCGACTCTCGGGTCACACGCATCGTGCTGGCCGCCCTCGGCGCGGTCGCGTCGGTGTACGTGCTGATCCCCCTGGTGCTCGGCCAGGACGACGCCAACAACCCGGTGCCGTTCGTGGTGTACGTGCTGCTCTGGGTGGGGCTGGTGCCGCTCTCGGTGCTGTTCGGGCCGATCTGGCGGCGGCTGAACCCGTTGCGGCACCTGCACTTCGCGGTCATGTCGTTGGCTCGGCTCGACCCGCGCGACGGTGCTCTGCGGTTGCCGTCGTCATTCGGCTTCTGGCCCGCGGCGGTCGGGCTGTTTGCGTTCACCTGGCTGGAGCTCGTGGCGCCCGACAACGCCACCCTGCCGGTGATGCGCCTGGCGATCACCGTCTACGCCACCGCGATGCTGTTCTGCGCCTTCGTGTTCGGCTCGCGCTGGTTCGACCGCGGCGACGCCTTCGAGGTGTGGTCGGCGCTCTACGGCCGGCTCAGCGTGCTCGGACGACGCACCGACGGGCGGCTCGTCGTGCGCTCGCCGCTCGCCGGGCTCGACGCCCTGCCGCCCGCGCCGGGGCTGCCGCTGACGGTGTCCGTGATGCTCGGCACCACGGCGTACGACGGTGCCTCCAACGCGCCTGCGTGGTTCACGTTCGTGCAGAGCTCGCCGCTGCCCGAGACGCTCGTGAAGACGCTGGGCCTGCTCGCCGTCATCGCCGTGGTCGGCCTGCTCTTCGCGGGATGCACGGCCGCGGCTGGTGCCATCGGTGGAGTGGGTGCGGCCGGAATGGCGCGGCAGTTCGCGCCCTCGCTCGTGCCCGTGGCCCTGGGCTACGTGGTCGCCCACTACTGGTCGCTGTTCGTGCTCGAGGGGCAGAACGCGCTGATCAAGCTGAGCGACCCGTTGAGCACCGGCGCGAACTGGCTGGGCCTCACCGGCCGGGCCGCCGATCCCGCGCTGCTGCAGCCGAACCTCGTGGCCACGGTGCAGGTGGTCGCGATCGTCGTCGGGCACGTGCTGGGCGTGGTGCTGGCTCACGAGCGGGCCATCACGCTGTTCCCGCGACGGCGTGCGGTGGTGGGGCAGCTGCCGCTGCTCGCGCTGATGGTGGCCTACACGTGCGGTGGGCTGTTCCTGCTCTTCTCCGCCTGATCAGCCCGATCAGCCGGCGAGGTCGAGACCGAAGACCGCCTCGAGCTCCATCAGCGTCTGCTCGTAGCTCTGGTGGAGCACGCCGATCATGCCGACCTCGACGGCGGCGACGACGTTCGGCTGCAGGTCGTCGACCATCACGGCCTGGGCCGGCGCGAGATCGAGCAGGTCGAGCACGTGCTGGTAGATGCGGTGCTCGGGTTTGCGCATGCCCACCTCGCCGGAGATGACGACGGCGTCGAAGAGCGTGTCCCAGCCCTCGCGGGGGTAGTCGTTGCCCCAGGAGTTCGACAGCAGCGCCGTGCGCAGGCCCTGCGCCTTGGCCCGCCGCACCAGGCCGACCATCGACTCCTCGGCGAGCTCCAGGCCCGCGAACATCCGGCGCAGCAAGCCTTCAGG
This is a stretch of genomic DNA from Angustibacter sp. Root456. It encodes these proteins:
- a CDS encoding cupredoxin domain-containing protein; this translates as MPGLRRAPLTVAASALLLALTACSSGTAGASGSTGTASGATSSPSATASGTASSGPSASSTTTAAADQTVEITIRGKQVTPAPHRVELTSGQTLRLVVTSDHNDELHAHGFDVERELVAGQPTTVDLTGAPPGLYEVETHEPELRLLQVVVRP
- a CDS encoding HAD family phosphatase, which produces MSLPSTSTVPVGLVVDWGGVLTTGIGDAFSAWAQAEGIDYGHYLAALKQWIGPDAVDPAENPVHALERGELEVPDFERHLAEAMSVHGSTVRPEGLLRRMFAGLELAEESMVGLVRRAKAQGLRTALLSNSWGNDYPREGWDTLFDAVVISGEVGMRKPEHRIYQHVLDLLDLAPAQAVMVDDLQPNVVAAVEVGMIGVLHQSYEQTLMELEAVFGLDLAG